In Hippoglossus hippoglossus isolate fHipHip1 chromosome 19, fHipHip1.pri, whole genome shotgun sequence, the DNA window GGCTGCACCTCCTCCAACACACCTGGGTCAGGAGGAGTACAGGAGAGCCCGTGTTCAAAGTTTAGCAGATTTAGAGGATGCTATACCCAACATCATGGAGAAGTCGTTGCCTGAGGTCAGCCAGGCCCCGCCGTCCGCCACCAGGATGGCTCCGGTCACATACGAGGACACCCGGCTGGCCAGGAAAAGAGTGCAGTGGGCCATCTCCGTCTTGTTGCCCGCTCGCTGCAGAGGGATGGATTGGAAGGCGCCAGCGGCCTCACCTCTTGGACCACCTGATGgatttaaaggaaaagaaaaaaatccatgcTCAGACCCTGTAACTCACATCAGAGGTTCTCAATGTCACACACCTTCACTAGCAGCAACTGTTTCATGTAAGTTACTATAAATGGATTCTAAAAGTTTCAACAGTATGATTTTTCAATTGTTTTTACAGTCTACTACTGCATTGTAAATGTTTAGGCAAAGGCTGGCCAATTAAccatttattaatttctttatatCAACTATTCCAACTAATTAGTCATTACCATTTTCACTGCTACTCCACTCTATGTAAAGTTAAGTCTCGACAGGCATGTGTATACGACACATGACTCAGCGAGCAAGTGAACGAGCCAGACACAACCATTCCATTCaatatttttccacatttgtaTTGTGCTATAGCTCAAGGGCGCCTTCAGAACTTCAACTGgaaataatgcagaataaaagcatTCGAAACCTGGGACCATAGACATAAACATGGATAGAACAAAATTCAGGGAAAAGGGTGGAAGTGTGCAGATTATTTGTGTACCACAAAACTCACAGATATAGCCCAGCTGACTCCCTCATTTGGCATTATCACCGTCATCAACAGATGAGGGCAAAAAGAGATCTATAtatcatttctgtcttttgcCAGAATGACTCTCATTAGGGATACCGTTGATGGTAATGGTGTAGAAGCAAGAGATAAAGAAGTatctaataataaaacacaatcttACATACAAATATGTAAATTCAGTGTCATTAAGCAACAACAGCCTCAAAATGCCATCTGTTTCTGAGGTTGCCGTATGTACTGTAAGAGATAGAACCATGGTTCATTATAAAGGATCACAAGTTTTATGTACAACAATTAAATTTACCCAGCCTGCGGAATCCCTCTGTGCCAGAGATAGGACCTGGTGCCACGGCATTGACTCTCACCCCACTGGGCCCCCACTCCACGGCCAGGTGCTTGGTCATGGCGTCTGGGGACACGGAGGGAACACACAGTCATTAGATTCTCGTTTTGAAACAGTATCATAGTGATAAAACAGCTCTTACCATTGGCAGCCTTAGCAGAGCCAGCATGCACCTGCAGGGCCTGCCCCTTGTAGCCGAGTGTTGCAGAGATGTTTACAATGTTGCCGCCATGATCCTGCACACAGAAGCGTGGTAGACTCAAAATCAATGCAACGAGTAAATGATCAAACCAGCTCCAGAAAGCAGAGTTCAACTCCTGTTCAGTTATGTGCAGGCACTCAGTCTCAGATCTTTAGTGACCTCTCCTGGTGATCAGAGGGCATTGCAGGAAAGTGAAACCCAACTACATTCCGGCTGACACCGTATTCTTATTTATGCACTGGGGGTAGTAAACAATACTTATAGCTTCTTAActttaagttaaaaaatattgtatcacacagacaaacaaaacgtGTAAGTGTACCTTAAACCACTTCTCATAAACCACCTTGCTGGTGTTGAATGTACCCATAGTGTCTATCTCCATCACAGTCTTGAAGGCGTTGAAGGAGAGGGAGGTCGCCGGGCAGAGAAAGTTTCCAGCAGCATCTGTCAACATTTAGGacacagctgaacaacaaaaaaaacaataataattccCATAAAAGACAGATAGAGGAGGGTAATCTTTCATTAAGGCTTTATGATTGCATCATTAAAAATAGAAGGTGCATAGAATAGGTGCATTAATATAATAGGCATCACAATGCATAGGTAATCTGAGTTTGTTCTTACACCTGATAATCTTGAACTGATGCAACAGtttgagaataaagaaaagttaATGATTAAACCAAAACCTTTGACACTTGACCTTTGTTCAAAGTGCATTTCTGCACACTCAACCTTAAGACACCTTAAGATGTATTTGCTTTCATGTTAGCAGGATGCACTGTAGAATGATAATGAATGGGTGAGACTGCAGCCATCACAAACCACACTGACTGTGTAAAAAGATAGGAGGagcctctccacttcctcccactatccagcaattaaagtcaaaatgaagtttcaccctgtttttaaagcaccaaataactaattaaaaccagttttatcagaaactttttttaacttcaacaTTCATCAGCTTgataaaaactatataaaatgagacagttttatttgatgtgtattttgatttagtttggttcatgtcccagctattaacatggaggaggcaggactttatgacctatactgcagccagccaccagatgtCAGTCAACCCACTTTCCCTTTTGgaaagctgtcatgtcgtccatctttatatacggtctatgccacaaacacataaatcacaTAAGTAGAAAAACGAAATTCTTAAACTCGTGAAGAAGAGATCACGTACTGTTAATGACGATGTCAATGCGACCTAACTCCTTCAGCGTCTCATCCACAGCTGCTGCAATGCTCTCAGGCTGCCGCACGTCCACACACACGGGGAGACAGCGACGTCCTGACGCAGCAGACAGCTTTTTAGCCGCCTGAGGAAACAAACAGTATATTTACAAAAGGAAAACGCAGTAATATCGAGTCATGTTTTAACAAATATATCTAATGGACGTTGTGCAACAGGAATAACCTCTTTGAGTTTGTCCAAGTTCCGGCTTGCAATCACCGTGTCACAGCCATGCCTATAAGGTATAGAAACGATATCACTTTGTGGagcaacagacaaacagcagcaaagagaatgtgttttattgtgttgacCTGAACATGAATACAAGCATAGGTGAGGCTTAAAGGGAGATAGAGCGAGTAACTTCTGACACTACCCTACACAACAAGTAGGGCAGAGGGTAAGAACAAGAAAGAGAATACAAAACGTTAAAGGGGTAAGTAAGCCTtgaagcaaatgttttacatGCCAGGACACAAAGTTACAAGGTCAGGTaatgatgtttttataaaagATCAACTATTTCTGACACATGAGTATATTATTCAACTATGTCACACAAGCAAAATGACGAAAGTCTGACTGTCAGATAACACAAGGTATAAAGTGCACCTGCAAACTATCCTGCTCACATTTGACTGTTTTAGAGTGTTAGCGATGACATAATGCTGCCACAGCATTGACTCTACATCTCAACGATTGATCCTTGCACTGTACAATTACCGATCAATgtaagagaaaagaaacaatctGAGAATGTTGTGGTGAAAACGAGCAGGCAACCCCCTCTCACCTCATGAAGATTTCAGCTATCCTGAGTCCTATTCCAGATCCCCCACCTGTGATGAAAGCAACCTGGTCCCTGAGAAAATAAGAGTCCAAAATCctcatttaataattaattttattaaaaaaaaaagttattgtgTACAAAGTCACCAACAGACAGCTGTGTAAAATGCAGTAAATAGATGCTAATGAAGGGAAATGCATTTTGATGCTCACTTTAGTAAATCCGgactgtagatgtgtgtgtatgacgtCAGGCAGTCGTCTGTGCAAACATCTTCAGGCAGCagttctccttttctctgtggcTCTGCCATGCTGACAAAATCAACACAAGGTAAATAGACACAGACATACTTGCATTACTGTAAACTAAATCCAGAAGTTGAtttatactttaaataaataactgtaatTGTACATAACAAATATATGCAGCCCAATACTGTCCCTTTAATATCAAGATActgaagttaaagtgaaaagACCAAAGTATTGTACTGGTGTTTCTAGAacaatcatgtgtgtgtgtcagtgtgtgagtgtttgtgtgtctgtgtgttacctgcTGCACCAAACAAGCTAGTTCTTGTCGTAGCCCTGAGAAAAGAAAggtccagctcctctgtgatgAGACTCCACCTGCACACGAAGCAGCGACACTGACCTGAGGAAGCAgcttcacttttattctgccCCCATCAAGCGTCCTTCTTTCCTGAACTTAGAGAAAAGTTGAAGAAGATAAGAAACGAGCTCACTGTACTTTGGACGCTATGTGCTGCATTCACGTGCTGTCGGGAATAATCGGGAAAAATGAGCTCCCGACTGGGtaaattaaaggttcagtgtgtaagattcaggtgaaatggatctattggcagaatttgaatataaagtaatcatagtgatgttttcactagtgtgtgatcatctaaactgcacaaattgttgttttctttactctgaAGTGGTCTCTTTATACGGGGGCCGAGATAGCTCAACGAACTGCAAATTAATGAaagtgcaaatagaaaaaaacgtgcaaattaataaaacacgtacaaattaagaaaacacgtgcaaattaaaaaaacaacttcagcaatttgatgaaaaagtctgcaaaaagtcacagcacatgcaaatacagataAACGCACTGCAAAAAGTCGAAATATTAcaccggaaatgtttccagggtaCCTAAAAACGTGGtaaacctggctgtagttcaatgctttgtgaagttccatcaccatCTCCGGTGTTATATTTGcaatttgcagcgcgtttctgtatttgcatgtgttgtgaatTTTTGCAGCGCATTTATCTGTATAGTTGTTTCCTTGCATtccacatgttttttatatttgcacgtgttttctCAATTTGCAGTGCCTTGAGCTGTCACGGCCACCATAACTTTATGTATAAATTGTTTATAATAACACCAGGAGCGGGGTCCTCTCTGGAGGCCTCCATGTTTTAACAGTAGTAGTACAGCAGTCCTTTCTTTACTCTTCGTTGTTATGCAAATATCGGAAATTGGTGTCAAGGTATTGTTTAAACGCTCTCAacacataaaaatacaacacattttgtttacagcgtcCATGATTTTTCCACATTCTAACCTCACAACTCGGAAAATTGGGCCCTCTGAGGAGCACATGAATGCACCCATTACTTCCTCGACATCCTCCAGTGATGCATTATGGGCAATGAAGTCCCtctggtgtgtgcgtgttcaaGAACACAAGTCCAAACGTGTTTACGTTTTGTTTAAGACACAGTAAGTAGTGATGAGGTGAGTATTCACATAAAACACGGTTTAAAGACATAACACAGAGTAAGTTGTAAACTTTAGAGGTCAAGATTGATGTGATTTAAACCAGATCAGACAACAACAAGCTCAGGGGAttgtaaatgtcttttaaaaccCAGACAGTCATTCTGGAGCTCATCTCCAATACCCATCATCTTCTAGGATGGCAGCTCTAAGGGTCCTCTCTGGTAAACCAACACTGGAATAAATGATCCAGGGTGTATCATTTCAGCTCGGAGGCCGATCAGTGTGCACCGGAGCAGAGAATGGCTCGTATTGATCTGTACTTTTGGGATTTactgctggaaaaaaaataagCCCTCCCTATGCAATGGATCCCTCATAGACTTTAGGAACGGATATTTTCCTCCGCACTTAGAAGCTGCACGACTGCCAGCTATACGCTCCAGAGGATCGGAAATGTAACATGAGTGCTTTtgtaatttgatttgttttttttcaagaggcataaacaagaaaaaacatagGGGCgcattaaagaaaatgataatgGACGCTTAGGCCCATAAGCCAAAATAACAGCTTTTACTGACAAAGGTCTTACTTACCATTTCATGTTTAGTTGTTCTTTGTTGGCTTTTATCTCATTGTTTGGTAAAGGAGCTGCATTACAGATCAATGTTTAGTGCCGTCTGCAGCGAGGGAAACAGGCCATGTCTCCTGTGATGGATGTGGACAATAAGGTCCAGTTGTCTGAGAACTGATTTCTTTTTAAGggccctacttttatttacgAGATCAATTGTTTCTAAAATGGGAAAAACCCATTCAGAAGtacaaacaagaaaataataataacgatggtaaaaataacaacaacaatcataACAGTAAAAGATATTAAGACGATTACATAAATGTCCCTGAAGACAAAAAACgtagttccctgaccgggaatcgaacccgggccgcggcggtgagagcgccgAATCCTAACCACTAGACCACCAGGGAAGGATGTCGACCTGAGGACcgttttaatatttattctatGCATAGCAGATAGTTAAAGAAAAATCGAACATATTTTCAATTGTAGATGAAATGAGGGATTAATGATGGAGtgtattaaacacatttatccCCCTTCAGTTTAATTTAATGATTATTATATCACATCTATGACACTTACTGTCTTCCCACTACATCTAAAACAGCATGTCCACGGAGAAGGGTTCAATCGTTCATGTGCAATAAAATGGATAccaatattttttaatgattaaaaagagCTTGTTTCATCAAAAGAAAGACTTTATAATCATTTTCTATGTAATACACAGAAACACCTCTCACATGCCACTTTAcattactgaacacacacacctctgtgatGCGATGGAAGTGCTTCTCTATGACAAGGTGTCTGATGTCAgttgaggatgatgaggatgctCACGGCAGAATTCAGTGAAAACAACTTGCTCAAATAAATCCTCATCCATGGCGCTATGAGTGGTTTGCAAAGACTCACTTGTTTCTCCCTTGCACCGAACTCAGCAGTGAGAGTTGgacattattaaaatgttttttgtttcattgcaGGTCTGGACTGGACATTTTTTAGGTGTCCTCCCCGTGTCAGTAAATCATTGCCGTGGTTCTTCAAGACAGACTGAAGCTTTGGAACGATTTTGCTGAGGTCACTGGGAGGTCCAGAGCAGCTACAAGGCTCCATCacaaattctccttctgaatAAGGGTTCAGCTCTTTTGCTACCAGCTTGTAGTAATCAGTTGTCTTTTCTATTCATGCAGGATAGCTGCATGTTTACAGCTCAAACCTTTAATATTACTGCTTGCACATACAAACAGCACTTAGTAGACACAGTGCGctatattttactttaacagGAAATGTTTGTCCCTTTCTCCTGGAAAGTGCAACATTCCACTTTTAGCTTTCTTTTCTTGACAGGCGACATTAATCTTGTCAGCAATGACACAGCGGTAACATGTGTCTCCTTCACCCTGAGTGTGACCTGACAGGCATACAGCCAGAGCACCATCCTGAAGGACGTGTTAGTCTCCccttttatgttattttctcctttGGCTGAAAAAATTGTTGCTGTCATGAGAATGTTTTAGTATTTCTGAGAtgcctttttttatatttataaattgtaTTCAGCCCTGAGGCTGGAGGTTACACAGTCGTGGTTTCAATATTCATGGGTAGAAGTTGTGATTTTTTAGATTCATTGGTATGTTCATCCAACTGTTCCTTGTCTTTTTTGTTAATTATCAGATCagacgttttttttaattccctttCAGTTTCATCCTCGCCAACCATACATATTCCATTAGACACTGGGCACTGGCTTCAAAAAACGAGTCTGAGTCTTTTGCCAAAAGCAGCATCTTTCATGTTTCACAGAAAATCTCCTGATGCAGGAACATAAAGGCGTGTGCAAAAGACTGCCATTATACAGAGAATCACACATTCAGAAAGTTAACAGACAGAGCAGGGGACCGCTCAAGTCACAGCTCCAGTCATAGAGGTTCAGTATCTCCAGCTGGCCCAGAGGACACCTACAGCCCCACAGCACTGACAGCTGGTCCTGGGCTCTGTCCACGTGTCTGTGCTGGGTCTGTCTGTGCAGCTTcattctctcctcctgctggagGGTTTGACTTGCCACTCTGTCCTTTTTCCTCCAGACCCACCAGCCTGCTGCTGACCTCCCACAGCTTGTGAGCTGCCTCCTCGTCCAGGGCCTGCGGCGCTGGTTCCTTTTCTGTCATCACATCATAGTAGCGTCCCGTCACACCCTCCATCTCCTCGGACACGGCCAGGTAGACACTGGGCTGGGCCCCAAGTTCTGGGCTCTTCACTAACAAGGAGAAAAAGGGACCTGTACGGGGGATTAAAGAGGCCACAGAGAGGTTAGATGGTGTAAAACTCTGATCAAATACAAGTACTTCAAAACATTAATTCAATGTAAATCACAAGTACAAACTGGTTCAGTGCTTTTTTCTGTGGTCtataacaaaatgaaacatttacatCAATTACGTGTGTTTACTAGATCCGACACGCACATACTGTGACTGTAAATGTTCTCAACACCAAACACTTCCATCCTCCCCACAGCGGAGGATGTTTATTACCCCGGAGTGCATCGTGTAATTAAAAATATCCTCGTGCtgagtaaaaaaagaaacatccatTCACCCATTCCCAGAATGTGTGCGGAGAAGCTGTAGCAGCAACATAATTGGGAGCAGTGGTGTACAGGTGGGTTCAGATTTCTCATGTTTCTTCCAACTAATTTTTTCTAAGAAGCGGTTGTGGTGACGTACAACATGCTGTTATTCTGCCGTTTTGAATTGATACATTTACTTCACAGCTTTAGTTAGAAGAAACTTTGCACATTAAGATTTTACATACAAAACCTAAGATGGgcttataaataaaaagcagttcaaataattaaaacattagCTTAATGTCAAACCAAATTAATACGTTACGTGCATTTTGTTAATAACACTGTGCATTTTCAACACAGGACTCTGACTTGTGGTATCGCTACTTTAACTTAAATGTAACTGTTTATTAAATTGTATGACTGCtctttgatgaaacacattaatgctggttttaaaaaatcacatttatcacCAAATATATGTTTCAAAAAATTGACATTTATaggttgaacatggctcataacgccacctagtgtttcaaaccatcttggACTTTGCAGGGCAAATGCTCACGTGGAATGGGACGTCTCTATGTCATGACATTTACATATACATGAAAAGGTTAACACCCCCTAATCAAAGGTGGGCGGCCCCCGAGCCACTAGCAAAACTAAAGCTGAAACTAAACCCCTAAACCACATGGTCTACCATTCAGAGACGCCcccccatcctctccttcccctcgactctctctcacacacacacatcgatttatatatttgaatcaGAATTCCTCACCAACGCACTTGTTAGTTGTAGTTATAAAGTTTAGTGGGTAGGAGCATTTCATAACAGAAACGTGGTGAGTTATTTTTGATGGTTCTAATTTATACAGTTTGAAAGGTCACTGAGTGTGCACAGCCGAAGCGCACTGTTGCATATGTATTAGACGAGTGGAACCTCCCCggatttattgatttctctAAATTCAGGATCCAGTAAGAAAGCAGGATACTCACTGAGCACGGAGCTGGAGAACTGCGATTGGTGCAGGCCGGTGTGCCTCCCAAGCTCCGTGGCAACAACGCCTGGGTGTACAGCATTCACTGTGACGCCTGTGCCtgttgcaaacaaacacacacacacacacacacacacacacacaaagcattgTTCGAAAAATATATATCCACTGGCCAATTACAAACAAGAACATAGGCCGTACTCTCTCCCACACATGCCCACTTATGCGGCAGCCAGTAGACTTGCCTTGTAATCGCTTGGCAAGCTCTCTGGTGAACAGAACATTGGCAAGCTTGCTCTGACAGTACGCCTGCTTGGTAtcaaacttcttcttctcccagtTCAAGTCCTCGAAGTCGATCTTTCCAACGATGTGGGCGAGCGAGGCCAGGTTGATCACTTTGCTGGGGGCGGACTCCTTCAACTTCTCCAGCAGAAGATTTGTCAACAAGAAGTGGCCTGCATGGAGGAAGAACAAAACGATCGAAATTAGGTATAGCGATGGAGCGAGGGAGAGTTTATTAGAATGTAAAGACaatttggatttgttttttctttaatttgctTGTTGTCAAAGTAAGCACCCAAGTGGTTAACTCCAAACTGCATGTCGAATCCGTCTTCTGTCTTCCATGCTGGACATCTCATGACCCCTGCGTTGTTTATCAGCACGTccactctctgctcctctgcaaGACGATAAAGATCATACTCAACAAACTGTTACTGACTCTATTTCTGTTATTGACGCCGTGTTTTGTTGCCTCACCTCGTTTGATTTTCTCTGCAAACTCCTGGATGGATTTAATGGAGGCCAGGTCGAGGCGACAGGCGTAGACGTGAGGATTCAGGGTCTTGCCTCGTATTTCCTTCGCGGCCGCCTCGCACTTCTCCATGTCCCGACATCCCATAATGACCCGCCCTCCTGACGATTTGGGGACGGGAAAGAGGAGTGTATCAGCgagagaaaaaataacaaatcagAGTGACATGATATTTTTCTGCACACCTCTCTTGGCCAGCTCTCGGGCCGTCTCCTTCCCGATGCCTTTGTTGGCTCCTGTTATCACCACAGTCTTTCCAGTGATGGTGGCGTTACTCGGGCACCGGCCTCCGGTCACATGGCTCctgtgggggggaaataaaagaaagtgacTTATTTAAGCACATGAGAATGCATTAGCACCAGGTGTCATAGATTCCTCTTTGGAATATAAACAAAAGGCAATATCAATACATTGCTGATTAGACCTAGTCAGATTAGCCTGATGTCACCAAactcttttctgtctgtttttcttttgtcttacACATGAGTTGTGTCATATTGTATTTACTTGTATATGTTATTAGTTGGAAATCcactgtgatgaaaaaaaacatggcaaagAAATGTGTTAACAGGGAGGGGGCTCTGTTGGAGCTGAACAAGTGGGAGGGATACAATGTCCTTGTTAAACTGAACCAATGCTTTATTGCATTCTGCATGACTCAACTACCAGTAAAAAGACtattaattaaaacacacacacacacacgtgaaaacCATGGGTGTGTGGAAACTTTAACACATTATTCCAATTATCTTGCCTTGCCTATATTTATGTGTCAAATCAAATCACCACACTGCACACTTGGGGCGATTTAGgagtaaacagttttttttgctgcttGCCAGTCACAGGTTAACCCAGCTCTGACTCCAGTTTAAtgacaaaatatgtattttttttatctttcttcaTTCTGTCACAGAGAATTTCCTCAACAAAGCAACACTATTAGTATGGGAACTGTTCCGATCACAGCCACAAATCAATACAGAGAGCGGTAGAGATGGCAAAGCccatcacaggaaacagaccGCCGGCCATTCAGGACATCTACCACCAGTGGTGTCTGCAGAAGGCGTGCAGCATCTCCAAGGAGCAAATCCATCCAGCACGCAGACTGTTACCGTCTGTTACCATCCAGCAAACAGGAGCCAGGCTGCATGCACCACCAGACTAATATCAACAGGCCATCAGGTTTCAAAACTCATAGTTTCATTCACATCCACAAATCCTCTGTATAACTGCAACCAGCCTGTTTGCACTGTTCTGCTTACTCACCTCTGAAAAGTGTGCAACAACTAAAACATACATAATCTTATACAGTACACACTTGTCACATTAGACCATATGACAATAAACATTAATTCACTCCACTACAACAACAGCATATtgtgatagatagatagatagatagatagatagatagatagatagatgtgcATGAGTACATATGAATTAATTATTGAGTAAATTGAACGTTGAGGACTTAGCACAAGGGCTTTGTCTGTTGTTTACATCAGACATAAGCGTTTAACACTGAACTGAGCATGAACTTCACTGCAGATTGTTCTTATGATCACATGAAGAAAACCCAGTGTGCAGTAAACAGTCCCTTCTTCATGAGGAGTCACTCACTTGAGTAAAACAGCGGCGCCAATCACAGTCCCGaacagagacacaggtagaATATATCTGCTCATGACTCCACAGGGATGTTGAGTACAAATAAACCATCCACTTGTTTCGCTGTTATCTTtctacagctgctttcacaaCACCAGTCCTGAGCAGCGCTGCTGTGCCACAAGGTTACACGCGCACACTTTCTACGTCATCCACTCATCCTGACCAATCAACGGCCGAGGATCCCCATTGGCATTATGGGAAACGTAGTATCTATGTTCAAACTGTACCTTTGTGATATTGTTGAGTGGAATTTGTGTGGAACTGTTTTTAACTTACGCTCATATAATTaggactttttaaaattaaattataactttattcttgaaGTGTTAAGACtgtttaaaattaataataCTACTTTATCTTCATAATATCACGacttatttttattcatttacgactttattctcataatattatgtttttgttcGCATTAAGTCGCAACTTTATCCTCataatatttaaacttttttaatttaaattacaactttatcctcataatattatgacattttaaaatgtatgactTTATTAGGTATAATAGGACTTAGGTATATATTCTTGTAACTTTCTTCTCAATTACAGCTTTATTCTCGAAAATCTGAGAATCTTTTTCTTCAATGTAGTCCTAACAATTGTTGTGGTCACTGACACCAAGCAATTGGAGCACATTACATTACTTCCTGTAATCACTGCATCACTGAGTTGTGTCAGAGGAtggattttaaaatcatttttacttgtttgtaaagcactctgacattttttgtgttttttggttgtttatattgtcttttaaatgtaGTGTTAGtgtaacattattatttatttcagtgacTCTGTAAATTCCCTCGTGTCTGAATTGGTTATTTATAAAGAAACTTGACTTGCCTTTcttgaaactttaaaaaactaCATTAAAAATTCAGAATGCTATGTTTTTATCAAGAGTAATTCAATTACTTTGCTGAAAATCTGTGCcaaactgttgtttgtttcttttcctctctcactttTATAATTCAtccatacatatatataatttatgttGACTGTcgctttttaaaatgcatgagGGGGCTGTTTGCTCTGAGAACATTGTGCATCTGATATCATTATTTTTTCC includes these proteins:
- the LOC117752916 gene encoding retinol dehydrogenase 13-like is translated as MSRYILPVSLFGTVIGAAVLLKSHVTGGRCPSNATITGKTVVITGANKGIGKETARELAKRGGRVIMGCRDMEKCEAAAKEIRGKTLNPHVYACRLDLASIKSIQEFAEKIKREEQRVDVLINNAGVMRCPAWKTEDGFDMQFGVNHLGHFLLTNLLLEKLKESAPSKVINLASLAHIVGKIDFEDLNWEKKKFDTKQAYCQSKLANVLFTRELAKRLQGTGVTVNAVHPGVVATELGRHTGLHQSQFSSSVLSPFFSLLVKSPELGAQPSVYLAVSEEMEGVTGRYYDVMTEKEPAPQALDEEAAHKLWEVSSRLVGLEEKGQSGKSNPPAGGENEAAQTDPAQTRGQSPGPAVSAVGL
- the decr2 gene encoding peroxisomal 2,4-dienoyl-CoA reductase isoform X2; its protein translation is MAEPQRKGELLPEDVCTDDCLTSYTHIYSPDLLKDQVAFITGGGSGIGLRIAEIFMRHGCDTVIASRNLDKLKEAAKKLSAASGRRCLPVCVDVRQPESIAAAVDETLKELGRIDIVINNAAGNFLCPATSLSFNAFKTVMEIDTMGTFNTSKVVYEKWFKDHGGNIVNISATLGYKGQALQVHAGSAKAANDAMTKHLAVEWGPSGVRVNAVAPGPISGTEGFRRLGGPRGEAAGAFQSIPLQRAGNKTEMAHCTLFLASRVSSYVTGAILVADGGAWLTSGNDFSMMLGIASSKSAKL
- the decr2 gene encoding peroxisomal 2,4-dienoyl-CoA reductase isoform X1, with the protein product MAEPQRKGELLPEDVCTDDCLTSYTHIYSPDLLKDQVAFITGGGSGIGLRIAEIFMRHGCDTVIASRNLDKLKEAAKKLSAASGRRCLPVCVDVRQPESIAAAVDETLKELGRIDIVINNAAGNFLCPATSLSFNAFKTVMEIDTMGTFNTSKVVYEKWFKDHGGNIVNISATLGYKGQALQVHAGSAKAANDAMTKHLAVEWGPSGVRVNAVAPGPISGTEGFRRLGGPRGEAAGAFQSIPLQRAGNKTEMAHCTLFLASRVSSYVTGAILVADGGAWLTSGNDFSMMLGYWSPEKKRDK